From the Niveibacterium microcysteis genome, the window ACTCTGTTCCGCCAGGCAAGGACGAGACGGAGAACGTCGAGGTTCGTCGCTGGGGCACGCCGGCGCAATTCGATTTCGAGATTCGCGATCACGTTGATCTTGGGGAGCGCCTCGGCCTTGATTTCGACACTGCAGCGAAACTGTCCGGCGCACGCTTCGCGCTGCTCAAGGGTTCGATCGCCCGTCTGCACCGCGCACTTGCGCAGTTCATGCTGGATACACATACCAGCGAGCACGGTTACACCGAGTGCTACACACCCTACATCGTCAATCCCGATGCGCTCTACGGCACAGGCCAGTTGCCTAAGTTCGCCGAAGACATGTTCCGTGTCGAAAAGGGCGGTGCTGAGAACGTCGTTACGCAGTACCTGATTTCAACATCGGAAATCTCGCTCACGAACACGGTGCGCGAATCGGTGTTGCAAGTCGAAGAGCTGCCGATCAAGTTGACCGCGCATTCACCGTGCTTCCGCTCCGAGGCGGGTTCCTACGGCCGCGATACCCGCGGCCTGATCCGCCAGCACCAGTTCGACAAGGTTGAGATGGTGCAGATTGCGCATCCAGACAAATCTTACGACGCGCTCGAAGAGATGGTCGGCCATGCAGAGAAGATCCTGCAACGCCTCGGCTTGCCCTACCGCGTCGTCGCGCTTTGCGCTGGCGACATGGGTTTCTCGGCCGCCAAGACTTATGATCTTGAAGTCTGGCTGCCTGCCCAGAACACATATCGCGAAATCTCGAGCTGCTCAAACTGCGAGAGCTTCCAGGCTCGCCGGATGCAGGCGCGGTTCAAGAACGAGCAGGGCAAGAACGAACTGGCTCACACGCTCAACGGTTCAGGCCTCGCGGTCGGACGAACCCTGGTGGCGGTGCTGGAAAACTACCAGCAAGCAGACGGCTCGGTAAGCGTGCCGGAAGCACTTCGTCCCTACATGGGCGGCGTCGAAGTTCTGCGCCCCGCAAATTAATCGGCAGGAACGCTAGCCAAAACGAAAAATCGCTGTATAATCGTGGGCTCGATTTCGAGACCGCGGAGAGGTGGCAGAGTGGTCGATTGTACCTGACTCGAAATCAGGCGTACGTGCAAGCGTACCGTGGGTTCGAATCCCACCCTCTCCGCCATAGATTCAACGGAAACCCGCATAGCTTAAGGCTTTGCGGGTTTTTCGTTTTTACGTACCCCCCTATGTACCCCGGCAAGAATTTCCCTTCATCACGCGGTCTTTGATGGTTGGGTGTTTGTTCGCGTGATTTGCTTTGCGTGGGTGAGGGAGAACCTGAGAGGACGGTTCTTCCATGTTTTTACAGGGGACTTCGAGGCTTGTAGCTTCTTGTTAGGAGATATTTTCGGCGGCCGGGCTTGCCATTCTCCGAAGACAATGACCTCGTCGCCAATGTGCAAATCTGCAATCAGGGATGCCTTCCCGGCGGTTATATACGCATCCACCTTGACTACGACTCCCAGCGCGATTCAGTACTGACAGATAAACAAAATTCACTGGATTGTGATTCCAGGTGTCACCGTTTCGATCCCGGTATGGCGCCCCAAGCTTTCCCAAGAATAACCCGCCTTCTGGCGGGTTTTTCGCCTTCTGGGGCTGTGTGATCCAGGTTCGCACTTGGGGTGGCGGTTCGCTGTTCTCACTTCACTGGCATGCGAGCGCCCTTAGGCGGCGCAGCTGCGACTATTCGGCGTTTGTCGGGGAGGACGAAGCCGGTCTCTTGAGCGTCGGACTGGAATCAAAGATGCGCGTCTGCGCGCGCATCTGTGGGCTGTCAGGGGAGTATCGGCTCGGGAGCCGTGCGTGAAACCGGGTCAACGTGCGTCATCAGGTAGAGCACGGGGTGATTTGCCATAACCCGGAGCTTCGCCTGACGGGCGATGTCGTGGCCTTGAGCAACGGTGAGGCTGCCATCGATCTCAAGGTGAACGTCCGCAAGAATCATGTCGCCGGTCTTGCGCGTTTTGAGTTCGTGCATGCCGAGCACGCCGGGTGTGGCGAGGATGTCCGCGGCGATCCCGGCCACTTGTTCTTCCGTTGCGGCCCGATCGGTCAGATCGTGCAGCGCGTCCCATCCGAACTCCCAGCCCATGCGAGCGACCATGAAGCCGACAATCAGGGCGGCGATCGGGTCGAGCAGGCCAAAGCCCATCAGGTTGCCGCCAATCCCGATCGCGACGACGAGCGATGACGCGGCGTCGGAGCGTGCGTGCCAGGCGTTCGCGACCAGCATGCTCGAACGCACCTTCTCTGCAACATGAAGCATGTAGCGGAAGAGCACCTCCTTGACGACGAGTGCGCCGAGTGCGACCCACAGGGCGACGATGTGTACTTTGGGAATGCTCTCCGGCGCTTCCAGCTTGTGCACTGCTGAGCCGATCATTCCCAGCCCGACTGCGAGCAGCAGCGCACCCAGCACCAGCGAGGCGGCGTTTTCGTAACGCTGATGGCCATAGTGGTGGTCGTCATCTGGTGCCTTCTGACTGTGATGAACAGCCAGCAACACGACGAAGTCGGCAACGAGATCGGATAGCGAGTGCACCCCATCGGCGATCAGGCCCTGCGATCCCGAGATCAGACCCGCAGCCACTTGCGAGATTGTCAGACCAATATTTACGGCGACGCTGACCCAGGTGCTGCGTTTGGTGGCGGCCTCGCGTTCGGGTTTTGCGTCCTCGTTGTCGAGTTCGTGCAGGTCGTGCAGATTGTTCATGGTATGCGTGTGTGCAGAGGGGAGTCGGGAAGTTTGATCCCGTGTCGGGACGGAACGCTTGATGCGCGTCGAGTGCAGCGCTGTTCAGAATGAATTCCCTGCGCCGAGCGAGCTTGACACTGATTGGGAGGGGGCGCGATCGCTTGTGCCGCGCATGCCACTGCGAGGCTACGTTGTTCTCTCGGCGTGCGGTTGTCGTGCAGAGCGAGACGTGCGCACTGCGTACGTCGCTTACGTCGGGGTGGAGGCTATCGGGGCGATTTACGCCCCGATAGCGGGCGATCAGGGCCGGCGCTGATCGATTTGAAGGGCGAGGGCCGATACGCTGGCGTCTGCCACGTTGGCAGTGCCGTAGAGATCGCCTGAGGCGGCCTGTGCGACGCCCGATGCCGAGATGCGCGCTTCGATTTCGAGCTTGGCTACGCTCGAGAGCGGACGCTGGGCATTGAGCGAGGCGCTGTCGTCCAGCGTGATGGTTGCCGGCAGCGTGTCGGCGCTGCGGCGGACGACCGCCAGGGGCATGCGTTCGCCAGGGGCGCGGGCGATCACGAACAGTGTTTTGCCGCTGGCTTCCGCCTTCATGGCAGGCGCGATGCCGATCGCGAGCGCCAGCGAGCGCTGACTGGCGGCCGGCGCCTGTTCGGGGGCCTTTGCGGTGGGTTCGGCGGCGGCTGGCGCTGTGGGCGCGGCACCGCCCATCTGACCCTTGACCTGTGCGATTGCATCCTTCAGGAAGCGGGCGTCCTCGGATTCCGGCGCAACCTGAGGCAGCGCGCGCTCGAAGTAGCCAACCGCCGCAGCGTAGTCGTGACGACCGGCAGCGCCGGAGCCGGCCAGCATCAGGGCAAGCTGGTTGTTCGGATCGACCTGAAGTGCTTGCTTGACCAGTGCTTCAGGCTTGCCTTCCAGCTTGCCGCCGGCGTTCATGGCGAGCACATCGGCGTATTCGGCGAGCCAGTCGGCGTTTTGCTCCAGCGCAGGGCCGATGCGCTCAAAGGCAGCGGCGGCATCGGCGAAACGGTTCATGACCTTGTACGAGCGACCCAGCATCGCCCAGCCGGTGGGGTTGTCCGGGTTGGCTTCGAGCTTTGCGGCGAGGCTCTCGACCATCTTGTTGATGTCGGGCATGCCGTTCGGCGCTGCGGCTGCATGCGGGTTGCCGGTGACGGCCGCCGGTGTGCCGAGTTGCAGGTACAACACCACGGCCAGCAACGGCAGCATCAGGGCAACCGGGCCCAAGGTCAGCCAAGGGCGGCTGGCGCGCTGCACCGGCGCGGCAGTGTCGCCTTCTTCGAGCAGGCGGCGGTGAATGTCTTCGCGTGCTGCGTCGAATTCGGCGGCGGTGAGGGCGCCACGATCGCGCTCGCGCTCAAGGGTGGCGATCTCGTCGCGCAGGATGCGGGCGTTGAGGCGCGCCATGCTGACTTCGTCGTGCTGCTTGCGGCTGAAAATGAACGGGCGCGCAATCAGTGCGAGGGCGAAGAGGGCGATCAGGGCTGCGGCGATGATGAAGGTGGTCATTGAGAGACGTTCCGTTTGTCGGCGTCGGCAAGCAGCGCGGCGACGCGGCGGCGTTCCGCTTCGTCGAGGGGGGCGTCGGTTTGGGCGTTACGTTGCCGCAAGTGCATCAACAGGCCGGCAATGCCGCCCAAGAGCAGCACGAAAGGGCCGCCCCACAGGAGCACGGTGGTGGCTTTTAGCGGTGGGCGATAGCGCACGAAATCGCCGTAACGTGCGACGAGAAAATCCATGATCTCAGTGTCGGACTTGCCGGCACGGATCATGGTGCGGATTTCGCGGCGCAAATCTTCGGCCAGCTCGGCATGCGAGCCGGCGAGCGATTCGTTCTGGCAGACGAGGCAGCGCAGCTCTTCGCTGATTGCGATCATGCGCTGTTCGACCACCGGGTCTTCCGCGAGCGGGCGTGCTTCGCCGGCGAGCACGCTGCCAGTGAGGCAGAGTGCTGCGCACATCAGGGTCAGGCGCTTCATGTCGAGAGCTTCCGGATCAGGGGCAGGATGGTCTGGTCCAGGACTTCCTGGGTGACGGGGCCGATCTGCTTGTAGCGGATCACGCCGTTGCGATCGATGACGTAGGTTTCGGGTACGCCATACACGCCATAGTCGATGCCGACGCGGCCATCGGCATCCATAGCGACGATCTGGTAGGGGTTGCCGAAGCTCGCGAGCCAGCGCTTCGCGTCCTCTGGCTTGTCCTTGTAGTCGAGGCCCACCAGGGGAACCGTGTTCGTGCGGGAGAACGCAACCAGTATCGGGTGCTCGTCGCGGCAGGACACGCACCACGAAGCCCACACGTTGAGGATCCAGACCTTGCCGCGCATGTCTTCCGGGCTGAAGGTCTTGCCCTCCGTGCCGAGCTGAGGCAGGCGGAAGGCGGGGGCGGGTTTGTCGATCAAGGGCGAGGGGATGCTGTGCGGATCCTTGTTCAGACCAACGGCGAGGAAGCCCAGCAGCACCACGAACAGTGCGATCGGAATCAGCAGCACGCGTTTCATGCGCGGGCTCCTTCAGCAGCCAGCGCCTCGCGTTTGCGCAGGCGGTATCGACGATCGCTGGCGGCCAGAATGCCGCCCAGCGCCATCAGCAGTGCACCGCCCCAGATCCAGTCCACCAGCGGCTTGTAGTAGACCCGCACCGCCCAGGCTCCGCCGTCGAGCGGCTCGCCGAGCGAGACGTAAAGATCGCGGAACAGGCCGGTGTCGATCGCGGTTTCCGTCATCGGCATGCCGGAAGTGCTGTACTGACGCTTCTCCGGCCGCAGCGTGCGGATGAACTTGCCATCGCGCGACAGCTCGACTTCGCCGACCATCGCGACGAAGTTGGGGCCCTGTCGTTCGCTGACGCCGATCAGCTTGAAGCTGTGGCCGCCGACGACGGTGGTGTCGCCCGGCGCCATGCGCACATCGCGCTCGGCTTCATAGTGCTTCACGAATGCGACGCCGAGAATGCTGATCGCCAGGCCGAAGTGCGCGATCTGCATGCCCCAGTAGGCCGCTGGCGGGCGACCGGTGCGCAGGCGTTCGCGCAGTTGCAGCAGCATCGATGCGGCCAGCCACAGCGCGCAGAAGCTTCCGATTGCAGCACCGAGGGTCCATTTACCGGCCAGCATCGGCAGCGCAATCGCGCCTGCCACGCCGAACAGTGCGGGGTTACGCAGATGTGGCAGCAGATCTTTCAGCGCTGATTCTTTCCAGCGCAGCAGGGGCCCGACCGCGGCAAGCAGGAAGATCGGCAGTACCACCGGCACGAAGACCGAGTTGAAGTAGGGCGGGCCCACCGAGAGCTTGCCCAGGCCAAGCGCGTCGATCGCGAGCGGGTAGAGCGTACCCAGCAACACGCACGCGGCAGCAACGACCAGCAATACGTTGTTGCACAAGAGGAGGGTTTCGCGTGACAGCAGCGCGAAGCGGCCGCCGAGGCCACTCTTCGGCGCACGTACGGCAAAGAGCGTGAGCGAAGCGCCGATCACCAGTGCCAGCAGGATCAGGATCATGATGCCGCGGCGCGGGTCGGTCGCGAAGGCATGTACGGAAGTCAGCACGCCGGAACGGACCAGGAAGGTGCCGAGCAGCGACAGCGAGAACGCGCTGATCGCCAACAACACTGTCCAGTTGCGGAAGCTGCCACGCTTTTCGGTCACAGCCAGCGAGTGGATCAGCGCGGTGCCGACCAGCCAGGGCATGAAGGACGCGTTTTCGACCGGGTCCCAGAACCACCAGCCGCCCCAGCCCAGTTCGTAGTACGCCCAGTACGAACCGAGCGCAATGCCGAGCGTCAGCGAGACCCAGGCAGCCAGCGTCCAGGGGCGTGACCAGCGCGCCCATGCGGCATCCAGGCGGCCGGCGAGCAATGCGGCAAGGGCGAAGGCGAAGGCCACGGAGAAGCCGACGTAGCCCATGTAGAGCATCGGCGGGTGCACGACAAGGCCCGGATCCTGCAGCAGCGGATTGAGGTCGCGTCCGTCCGGTGCGGCCGGAATCAGGCGATCGAACGGGTTCGAGGTGACCAGCACGAAGACCAGGAATCCGGCGGCGACGAGCCCCAGCACGCCGATCACCCGCGCCACCATGTCATCGGGCAGGCTGCGCGAAAACAGTGACACGGCGAGCGTCCAGCCCGACAGCATCAGCAGCCAGAGCAGGAAGGAGCCCTCATGGCCGCCCCACACTGCGGCGAACTTGTAGATCGACGGCAGTTGCGAGTTCGAGTGTTCGGCGACGTAGCGCACCGAGAAGTCGTCATTGACGAAGGCGATCGCGAGGCACACGAAGCTGGTCGCGAGCATCAGGAACAGCGCCTGCGACAGCGGCCGCGCCAGGGCGACCCAGGTGCGGTCGCCGCGATGAGCGCCGATAAGAGGAAGTGATCCCTGCAGGATCGCGACCAGAAACGCCAGGATCAGCGCGAAGTGTCCGAGTTCGGGGGTCATTGTTTGAGCGTGACTCCGGCTTTGTGGGCTTGCTCCACCGCGTGCTTGGCTTCCGGCGGCATGTAGTTTTCGTCGTGCTTTGCGAGCACTTCCGTGGCGGTGAATTCGCCGCTCGGCGTGAGTTTGCCCTGCGCGACAACGCCTTTCCCTTCGCGGAAAAGGTCCGGCAGGATGCCGGTGTAGGCCACCGGAATGTCCTTCGCGGTATCGGTGACGACGAAACGTGCGGTCAATCCATCACGCTTGAGGCTGCCCGGCTTCACCAGGCCGCCTACGCGGAAGGCGGCGCCCTGAGGTGCCTTGCCCTCGGCCACCTCGGTGGGGGTGACGAAGAGCGCGATGTTGCTGTTGAGCGCGTTGAGGATCAACCCGGTCGCGACGCCGAGCGAGGCGAGCGCACCCAGAATGATCGCAAGGCGTTTGTGGCGGGCTTTCATGCGGTATTTCCTTCAGCTTCAATGGCATTGGCCCGGCTTTCGCGGCGCAGGCTCTGCAGGATGGCTTTGCGGCGCTGGCGCAGCAGCCAGAGTTCGCCGACCAGCCCTACGACGCAGGCAATGACGCTGCCCCAGACGTACAGCGCATAGCCGCCCATGGCGAAAAACTCGGCAGGTGAATTCCAGTTCATGCGTTCAGCTCCGGCAGTCGGACAACCCAGTCGGTGTGCCGTTCCCTTTCAAGAATGATGGCGCGCGCGCGGGTCAGCGCGACAGCGATCGAATACATCCACGCCGCCAGCGCGACCAGCAGCATGCCCAAAAGCATGGTGTGCGCCATTGACGGGGATCGGGTTAGCGAAATCGATGAACCCTGGTGCAGGGTGTTCCACCATTGCACCGAGAAATAGATGACTGGAATGTTGACCACGCCCACCAGCGCCAGCACCGCACAGGCGCGGTCCGCACGGCGCGGGTCGTCGATTGCGGCGCGCAATGCGATGTAGCCCAGGTACAGGAAGAAAAGCAGGAGTTCCGAAGTCAGCCGCGCATCCCAAATCCACCACGTACCCCACATCGGCTTGCCCCACAGCGAGCCGGTGATCAGCGACAGCGCAGCGAAGATCGCGCCGGTCGGGGCCAGCGCGGTGGCCATGATGCCGGACAGGCGGGTGTTCAAGGACAGCCCGACCGCCGACCAGAAGGCCATTACCATGTAGATGAACATCGACATCCACGAGGCCGGCACATGCAGGAAGATGATGCGGTAGCCCTCACCCTGCTGCGCGTCGGTCGGTGCGACGAAGAAGCCCACCCACAGCCCGGCAACGCCGAACAGCACGGCGAGCGCGGTGAACCAAGGAATCAGCTTGCCCGCCAGCGGGTAGAAGGTAGCGGGGCTGGAATAACGGAACCAGTTGATAAGGCGAAAGCTCATTCGAGTGCAATCCTGATGGCCGCGGTGACGGCAAGCGGCGCGAAGAATACCGAGAGAGCCAGCATTGCTGCCAGCAAAGAAAGGTGTCCGCCAGCCTGCAGGCCGGCAATCTGCGCTTCAACGGCGCCGGCGCCGAAGATCAGCGCCGGCACATAGAGCGGCAGCACGATCAGCGACAGCAGCGCGCCGCCGCCGCGCAGGCCCAGCGTCAGCGCTGCGCCGATCGCGCCGATCATCGACAACAAGGGCGTACCGATCAGCAGGCCAAGCGTCAGCAAGCCCAGCGCATCGACCGGCAGATCGAACTGCAGCCCCAGCATCGGTGCGAGCAACACCAGCGGCAGGCCGGACACCAGCCAGTGAGCAAGGATCTTGCCTGCCACCAGCCAACCGAGCGGCGTCGGCGATACCGCCATCTGTTCGAGCGTGCCGTCGGCGAAGTCGTCGGCGAACAGGCGGTTGAGCCCGAGCAGCGTCGAGAGCAGCGCCGCGACCCACAGCACGCCGGGGCCGATCTTGCGCAGCAGGTTTGGGTCGGGCCCGATGCCGAGCGGGAAGAGGCTCACGACAATGACGAAGAAGAACAGCGCGGTCAGCGCTTCGCTCTTGCGCCGCAGCGCCAACAGCAGATCGCGACGGATGACAGCGAGCAGCGCGTTCATGCCACGCCCTCCAGCATCAGCTCGCGCCCGCCGGGCAGTGGAATCGTTTGGTGACTGGTGAGGATCGCGATGCCGCCGCGCCCAACGTGGTCGGCGAGCACTTCGCCGAGCAGATCCACCGCACGGGTGTCGAGCGCGGCAAGCGGCTCGTCAAGAATCCACAGGCTCGCCTTGCGCGTCAGCAGTCGGCTGAGCAGCACACGCCGGCGCTGGCCCTGGGAGAGAAACTTCACCGGCAGTTCCTCACGGCCCT encodes:
- the serS gene encoding serine--tRNA ligase codes for the protein MLDIQLLRTQLDTVAQRLAARGVTFDSASFQAMEDERKQLQTRTQELQAKRNSLSKQIGALKGKGEDASAVMAEVAGLGDELKANEAALAALQGRLNDFLMRIPNLPHDSVPPGKDETENVEVRRWGTPAQFDFEIRDHVDLGERLGLDFDTAAKLSGARFALLKGSIARLHRALAQFMLDTHTSEHGYTECYTPYIVNPDALYGTGQLPKFAEDMFRVEKGGAENVVTQYLISTSEISLTNTVRESVLQVEELPIKLTAHSPCFRSEAGSYGRDTRGLIRQHQFDKVEMVQIAHPDKSYDALEEMVGHAEKILQRLGLPYRVVALCAGDMGFSAAKTYDLEVWLPAQNTYREISSCSNCESFQARRMQARFKNEQGKNELAHTLNGSGLAVGRTLVAVLENYQQADGSVSVPEALRPYMGGVEVLRPAN
- a CDS encoding cation diffusion facilitator family transporter, yielding MNNLHDLHELDNEDAKPEREAATKRSTWVSVAVNIGLTISQVAAGLISGSQGLIADGVHSLSDLVADFVVLLAVHHSQKAPDDDHHYGHQRYENAASLVLGALLLAVGLGMIGSAVHKLEAPESIPKVHIVALWVALGALVVKEVLFRYMLHVAEKVRSSMLVANAWHARSDAASSLVVAIGIGGNLMGFGLLDPIAALIVGFMVARMGWEFGWDALHDLTDRAATEEQVAGIAADILATPGVLGMHELKTRKTGDMILADVHLEIDGSLTVAQGHDIARQAKLRVMANHPVLYLMTHVDPVSRTAPEPILP
- the ccmI gene encoding c-type cytochrome biogenesis protein CcmI, with amino-acid sequence MTTFIIAAALIALFALALIARPFIFSRKQHDEVSMARLNARILRDEIATLERERDRGALTAAEFDAAREDIHRRLLEEGDTAAPVQRASRPWLTLGPVALMLPLLAVVLYLQLGTPAAVTGNPHAAAAPNGMPDINKMVESLAAKLEANPDNPTGWAMLGRSYKVMNRFADAAAAFERIGPALEQNADWLAEYADVLAMNAGGKLEGKPEALVKQALQVDPNNQLALMLAGSGAAGRHDYAAAVGYFERALPQVAPESEDARFLKDAIAQVKGQMGGAAPTAPAAAEPTAKAPEQAPAASQRSLALAIGIAPAMKAEASGKTLFVIARAPGERMPLAVVRRSADTLPATITLDDSASLNAQRPLSSVAKLEIEARISASGVAQAASGDLYGTANVADASVSALALQIDQRRP
- a CDS encoding cytochrome c-type biogenesis protein codes for the protein MKRLTLMCAALCLTGSVLAGEARPLAEDPVVEQRMIAISEELRCLVCQNESLAGSHAELAEDLRREIRTMIRAGKSDTEIMDFLVARYGDFVRYRPPLKATTVLLWGGPFVLLLGGIAGLLMHLRQRNAQTDAPLDEAERRRVAALLADADKRNVSQ
- a CDS encoding DsbE family thiol:disulfide interchange protein, with the translated sequence MKRVLLIPIALFVVLLGFLAVGLNKDPHSIPSPLIDKPAPAFRLPQLGTEGKTFSPEDMRGKVWILNVWASWCVSCRDEHPILVAFSRTNTVPLVGLDYKDKPEDAKRWLASFGNPYQIVAMDADGRVGIDYGVYGVPETYVIDRNGVIRYKQIGPVTQEVLDQTILPLIRKLST
- a CDS encoding heme lyase CcmF/NrfE family subunit → MTPELGHFALILAFLVAILQGSLPLIGAHRGDRTWVALARPLSQALFLMLATSFVCLAIAFVNDDFSVRYVAEHSNSQLPSIYKFAAVWGGHEGSFLLWLLMLSGWTLAVSLFSRSLPDDMVARVIGVLGLVAAGFLVFVLVTSNPFDRLIPAAPDGRDLNPLLQDPGLVVHPPMLYMGYVGFSVAFAFALAALLAGRLDAAWARWSRPWTLAAWVSLTLGIALGSYWAYYELGWGGWWFWDPVENASFMPWLVGTALIHSLAVTEKRGSFRNWTVLLAISAFSLSLLGTFLVRSGVLTSVHAFATDPRRGIMILILLALVIGASLTLFAVRAPKSGLGGRFALLSRETLLLCNNVLLVVAAACVLLGTLYPLAIDALGLGKLSVGPPYFNSVFVPVVLPIFLLAAVGPLLRWKESALKDLLPHLRNPALFGVAGAIALPMLAGKWTLGAAIGSFCALWLAASMLLQLRERLRTGRPPAAYWGMQIAHFGLAISILGVAFVKHYEAERDVRMAPGDTTVVGGHSFKLIGVSERQGPNFVAMVGEVELSRDGKFIRTLRPEKRQYSTSGMPMTETAIDTGLFRDLYVSLGEPLDGGAWAVRVYYKPLVDWIWGGALLMALGGILAASDRRYRLRKREALAAEGARA
- the ccmE gene encoding cytochrome c maturation protein CcmE; this translates as MKARHKRLAIILGALASLGVATGLILNALNSNIALFVTPTEVAEGKAPQGAAFRVGGLVKPGSLKRDGLTARFVVTDTAKDIPVAYTGILPDLFREGKGVVAQGKLTPSGEFTATEVLAKHDENYMPPEAKHAVEQAHKAGVTLKQ
- the ccmD gene encoding heme exporter protein CcmD, which gives rise to MNWNSPAEFFAMGGYALYVWGSVIACVVGLVGELWLLRQRRKAILQSLRRESRANAIEAEGNTA
- the ccmC gene encoding heme ABC transporter permease CcmC translates to MSFRLINWFRYSSPATFYPLAGKLIPWFTALAVLFGVAGLWVGFFVAPTDAQQGEGYRIIFLHVPASWMSMFIYMVMAFWSAVGLSLNTRLSGIMATALAPTGAIFAALSLITGSLWGKPMWGTWWIWDARLTSELLLFFLYLGYIALRAAIDDPRRADRACAVLALVGVVNIPVIYFSVQWWNTLHQGSSISLTRSPSMAHTMLLGMLLVALAAWMYSIAVALTRARAIILERERHTDWVVRLPELNA
- the ccmB gene encoding heme exporter protein CcmB, whose product is MNALLAVIRRDLLLALRRKSEALTALFFFVIVVSLFPLGIGPDPNLLRKIGPGVLWVAALLSTLLGLNRLFADDFADGTLEQMAVSPTPLGWLVAGKILAHWLVSGLPLVLLAPMLGLQFDLPVDALGLLTLGLLIGTPLLSMIGAIGAALTLGLRGGGALLSLIVLPLYVPALIFGAGAVEAQIAGLQAGGHLSLLAAMLALSVFFAPLAVTAAIRIALE